In the genome of Nitrospira japonica, one region contains:
- a CDS encoding type II toxin-antitoxin system RelE family toxin encodes MKYESGCDGVSTYSLCYKPSVERDLHSIPHTIASRLLDRIDRLTSDPFPPQSIKLHGAERLYRLRVGDYRIVYEVDREFA; translated from the coding sequence ATGAAATACGAAAGCGGCTGCGACGGCGTGTCCACTTATAGTCTTTGTTACAAGCCATCGGTCGAAAGAGATCTTCACTCCATCCCCCATACTATAGCTTCCCGCCTTCTCGATCGAATCGATCGCTTAACGAGTGATCCATTTCCCCCTCAATCCATCAAACTCCACGGTGCGGAACGGCTCTATCGGCTTCGCGTCGGAGACTATCGCATTGTCTACGAAGTCGACCGCGAGTTTGCCTAG
- a CDS encoding DUF3617 domain-containing protein: protein MKLAYMAVVAMVLVASAQAAQAESFPLLPGYYEVAVSGGPSSEMRNRCVTAEHLADPDSVLNYAFAKKYRPVPGFTVSNLSVQGGKITYDVETPNSTVHVDGMVSATQFAVKRHAKSKKSGTEIPIMTLDGKRTRDCRHGD from the coding sequence ATGAAGCTTGCATACATGGCCGTTGTCGCGATGGTATTGGTGGCATCGGCACAAGCAGCGCAGGCGGAATCGTTTCCTCTGCTACCAGGCTACTATGAGGTGGCGGTGAGCGGCGGGCCGAGCTCGGAGATGCGCAACCGCTGTGTGACGGCCGAGCATCTGGCCGATCCGGACAGTGTGTTGAACTACGCCTTCGCCAAAAAGTATCGCCCAGTTCCAGGATTCACCGTGAGCAATCTCTCCGTGCAAGGAGGGAAAATAACCTATGACGTCGAGACCCCCAACTCGACCGTTCATGTAGATGGAATGGTATCGGCCACCCAGTTTGCCGTCAAGCGCCACGCCAAGTCGAAAAAATCCGGAACGGAGATTCCGATTATGACACTTGATGGAAAGAGAACGAGAGACTGCCGCCACGGGGATTGA
- a CDS encoding DUF433 domain-containing protein, with protein sequence MIRHSLITSSPDILGGTPVFRDTRVPVQTLIEYLEGGQTIDDFLEGFPTVTREQVIAFLEEAKTRMLPVAS encoded by the coding sequence ATGATACGTCATTCGCTCATTACTTCCAGCCCGGATATCCTCGGCGGAACGCCTGTGTTCCGTGACACCCGCGTGCCAGTCCAGACTCTCATTGAATATTTGGAGGGGGGACAGACCATCGATGATTTTCTCGAGGGATTTCCAACCGTCACGCGTGAGCAAGTGATTGCCTTCCTCGAGGAAGCGAAAACCCGCATGTTGCCCGTCGCTTCGTGA
- a CDS encoding VOC family protein, with the protein MPKMYICLWSNDKAEDMANFYKSVFKGTKIGKTWYWGPNPMRVKEGSVLTMDITVLGQRIMLLNGFSKMPFNESVSMVVPCKNQREIDAYWKALLRGGGKPVQCGWLIDKFGVRWQVFPVEIEKWQASKNKKKKQAMNEAMWKMVKLDAKKLKEAFDRA; encoded by the coding sequence ATGCCTAAAATGTACATCTGCCTCTGGTCCAACGACAAAGCCGAGGACATGGCCAACTTCTACAAATCCGTCTTCAAGGGCACCAAGATCGGGAAGACGTGGTATTGGGGCCCGAATCCGATGAGAGTCAAAGAAGGCTCGGTCTTGACCATGGACATCACCGTGTTGGGACAGCGGATCATGCTGTTGAACGGGTTCAGCAAGATGCCGTTCAATGAGTCCGTCTCCATGGTCGTGCCGTGCAAAAACCAGCGCGAGATCGACGCCTATTGGAAAGCCCTGCTCCGAGGCGGGGGAAAGCCCGTGCAATGCGGCTGGCTGATCGACAAGTTCGGGGTCCGTTGGCAGGTCTTTCCCGTCGAAATCGAAAAGTGGCAGGCCAGCAAGAACAAGAAAAAGAAGCAGGCCATGAACGAAGCCATGTGGAAGATGGTCAAACTCGACGCCAAAAAGCTCAAAGAGGCCTTTGATCGCGCCTGA
- a CDS encoding PEGA domain-containing protein, with protein sequence MNFAMCAWKTTCVGLALCTLLAGCGSIIHGSRQTVSFDSTPAGAIVKLQNGTSFTTPHSEELRRAEEHTVTIEKDGYEPARIAIKRDFNGVATILGNILWLIPGVIVDVLVGGAWTLDPEHVNVQLVEQKTKVE encoded by the coding sequence GTGAACTTTGCCATGTGCGCTTGGAAGACGACGTGCGTTGGGCTTGCGCTCTGTACGCTACTGGCCGGCTGCGGCTCCATCATTCATGGCAGCAGACAAACGGTTTCCTTTGATTCCACGCCTGCAGGTGCGATCGTCAAGCTGCAGAATGGCACCAGCTTCACGACGCCTCATAGCGAAGAGCTCCGCCGAGCAGAGGAGCATACGGTCACGATAGAGAAGGATGGCTACGAACCGGCAAGGATTGCGATCAAGCGAGATTTCAATGGCGTTGCGACCATTCTTGGAAATATTCTCTGGCTCATTCCGGGCGTCATTGTGGACGTTCTCGTAGGCGGGGCTTGGACGCTCGATCCTGAACACGTCAACGTGCAGTTGGTGGAACAGAAAACGAAAGTAGAATAA